A window of Cervus elaphus chromosome 23, mCerEla1.1, whole genome shotgun sequence genomic DNA:
CTAAACTAGTCCCTAATGAGCTATGGAGAAATGGGAGGCTTCCAGATCTGGTTTTACCAAATACACATGGATTAAGgccttttcatttcattaaaaatgaacCCTACCTAAAAATTCATTGCTCAAGACTTATGGACACGGCTGGGGAGTtgagggggagaaggagagggtgggaggtaaggagagagtaacatggaaacgtatattaccatgtgtaaaatagacagccaatgggaatttgctgtttgtctcagggaactcaaactggggcttggTAAcagcctagaagggtgggatgagtgggaagtgggagggaggttcaagtgggaagggacatgggtaaacctatggctgattgatgttgatgTTTGATAGAAaccaatactataaagcaattatccatcaattaaaaataaatagataaaaaaagaatttattgttCAAACCAGCAGCTCTTATCCTCAGATATTATGACTCTCACTGTTTAAAAACTGTTAATGTGTCACTTCTTAGATGGCACTTCCTGGCCTTGAAACAATGCTGAATTTGCAGTCATTCGCAAGAGCCTGGATTATATGTTGTGTTCTTCATATTGACAAAGGAGTTTGGGTTTTCACTTGAACACTTTTATCTACTAAGAGAGGTGAAGGAGTGTGCTCTAAGACACAACACACTCTATATTTTCTACATTAgctttttttggtaaaataagAGATACAATTGATGTAAGTGAGCACCTgagttttaaaagatgattttatggttattaaaataacttgaaaaagaagttagaaaaataagtatatttttctctcttgagTGTAATTTATCAAAATGATTCCTTACTCTGACTTCATTAActatgatactctctaggtccatccatattgctgcaaatggcattatttcatttttttaaaatttatttttatggctgagcagtgtTCTATTGTCATAtggtctcacttatatgtgaaatctaattttaaaaaatgacacagagcttccctggtggttcagtggtaaagaatctgcctgctaattcaggagacatgggatcgatccctcgtttggaaagattccacatgccacagaacaactaagcccatgcatcacaactatcaagcctgtgctctagagtccaggagctgcaactgttgagcccactactgaagcctgcacaccctggagcctgtgctctgcaacaagaagggCCACTGCAGTGCgaagcccactcaccacaactagagagtagcccctacctgctgcaactaaaggaaagcctgtgcagcagcaaAGGCCCCGCTcggccaaaaataattaaataaaattattttttaaatgacagaaatgaacttattacagaacagaaacagactcacagatttcgAAAtcagacttatggttgccaaaggggaaacatggcaggaagggataaattgggaaattgcaatttacatatacatactactatatataaaatagataactaaaaaggacctactgtaatagcacagggaactctactcaatattttgtaataacttggatgggaaagaatctgaaaaagaggagcttggtaggccatagtccatggggtcacaagagtcagatacgaatgAGGGACTCAGTCaatcaccatcagttcagttcagttcagtcactcagtcatgtccgactctttgtgaccccatgaaccgcaacatgccaggcctccctgtccattaccaactcccggagttcacccaaactcacgtctattgagttggtgatgccatccaaccatcccatcctctgtcagcccctgctcctcctgccttcaatctttcccagcatcagggtcttttccaatgagtcagctctttgcatcaggtggccaaagtattggagtttcagcttcaacatcaatccttccaatgaatacccaggactgatctcctttaggatggactggttggatctccttgcagttcaagggactctcaagagtcttcttcaacaccacagttcaaaagcatcaattcttctgcgctcagctttcttcactgtccaactctcacattcatacatgaccactggaaaaaccatagcctagacttGGCAACctgtgttgacaaagtaatgtctctgctttttaatatgctgtctaggttggtcataacttttctttcaaggagtaagcgtcttttaatttcatggctgcaatcaccatctgcagtgattttggagcccaaaaaagacaaagtcagccactgtttccccatctattgcccatgaagtgatgggaccagatgccatggtcttagttttctgaatgttgagctttaagccaactttttcactctcctctttcactttcatcaagaggctctttagttcttcttcactttctgccataagggtggtgtcatctgcatatctgaggttattgatatttctcccggcaatcttgattccagcttgtgcttcatccagcccagcgtttctcatgatgtactctgcatataagttaaataagcagggttgacaatatagagccttgacgtactcctttcacaatttataaccagtctgttgttccatgtccagttctaactgttgcttcttgacctgcatacaggtttctcaagagtcaggtcaggtggtctggtagtcccatctccttcagaattttccacagtttattgtgatccacacagtcaaaggctttggcatggtcagtaaagcagaaatagatgttttctggaactctcttgctttttcaatgttctagcggatgttggcaattttatctctggttgctctgccttttctaaaaccagcttgaacatctggaagttcatggttcacgtattgatgaagcctggcttggagacttttgagcattactttactagcatgtgagatgagtgcaattgtgcagtagtttgagaattctttggcattgcctttctttgggagtggaatgaaaactgaccttttccagtcctgtggccaccactgagatttccaaatttgatggcatattgagtgcagcactttcacagcatcatctttagaatttgaaatcgctcaactggaattccatcacctccactagctttgttcatggtgatgtttcctaaggcccacttgacttcacattccaggatgtctggctctaggtgagtgatcacaccatcgtgattatctgggttgtgaagatcttttctgtacagttcttctgtatattcttgtcacctcttgatatcttctgcttctgttaggtccataccatttctgtcctttattgagcccatctttgtatgaaatattcccttggtatctctaattttcttgaagagatctctggtctttcccattctattgttttcctctatttctttgcactgatcactgaggaaggctttcttatctctccttgctattctttggaactctgcattcagatgggtatatttttccttttcttctttgcttttcacttctcttcttttcatagctatttgtaaggcctcctcagacagccattttgcctttttgcatttctttttcttggggatggtcttgatccctgtctcctgtacagtgtcaggaacctccatccatagttcatcaggcactctatcagatctagtcccttaaatctatttctcacttccactgtataatcctaagagatttgatttaggtcatacctcaatggtctagtggttttccccactttcttcaatttaagtctgaatttggcaataaggagtttgtgatctgagccacagtcagctcccggtcttgtttttgctgactgtatagagcttctccatctttggctgcaaagaatataatcaatctgatttcagtgttggccatttggtgatgtccatgtgtagagtatttgcttgtgttgttggaagagggtgttttctatgaccagtgcgttcttttggcaaaactctattagcctttgccctgcttcattctgtactccaagaccaaatttgcttgttactcaggggtgtttcttgacttcctacttttgcattccagtccactataatgaaaaggacatctttcttgggtgttagttctagaaggtcttcaggtcttcatagaactgttcaacttcagcttcttcagcattactggtcagtgcatagacttggattaccatgatattgaatggtttgccttggaaacgaacagagatcattctgtcatttttgacattgcatccaagtattgcattttggactcttttgactatgatggctactccatttcttctatgggattcctgcctacagtagtagatataatggtcatctgagttaaattcacccattccagtccatcttagtttgctgattcctagaatgtcgacgttcactcttgccatctcctgtttgaccacttccagtttgccttgattcatgaacctaacattccaggttcctatgcaatattgctctttacagcatcggaccttgcttctatcaccagtcacatccacaactggatgttgtttttgctttggctccatcccttcattccttctgaagttatttctccactgatctccagtagcatactgggcacctaccgacctggggagttcatctttcagtgtcatatctttttgccttttcatactgttcatggggttctaaaggcaagaatactgaagtggtttgccattcccttctccagtggaccacattctgtcagacctctccaccatgacccgcccATCTTCGGTGGCCCCACATGActtggcttagtttcattgagttagacaagctgtggtccttgtgatcagattggctagttgtctgtgattgtggtttcagtctgtctgccctctgatgccctctctcagtgcctaccagcttacttggttttctcttaccttgggcatggggtatctcttcacagctgctgcagcaaagcgcagccgctgctccttaccttggactgggggtagctcctctcggctgccgcccctgaccttggatgCAGGGTAGCTCAAtcaccatatatgtatatatatctgaatcactttgctgtgcacctgaaactaacataacattgtaagccaactatattctaataaaaaaatgATTCTTACTGATGCTACTGTGACATCTTAAGTTTGATAAGAAAGTTTCTAAGGATCATGAGTCCTAACACTTATGACTAATTCATACCAGAAGGAAATAATATCTCatcaagaattttttaattaataaatctACTCAATTCATACttacaatattaaaataattaattgtaTAGACAGAAAACTGAAGTTTGTTCTTTAAATAACTCCTGCTTATAGTCATCAAGCCCTTTGTTAGTCATTCATCATAAtaacttatttgttttaaaatgttttcacttcTGCTCAGTACATTTCAACAAATTTTATTGCCTTTGTGTCTTTAACCTTTAGACTTCCGTCTAATGACTCCCTTTACATTTTATCTTATCAAGGAATGTGATAGCTCGGCATGTTGTTGGCTGAGTAAACTGTGTCAAGAGCTGAGAAATTCTTAGCAGTGAAAATGGTGCCTAAATGGTTAAAATGTTTGGAAAATAATGTTCTGTTCCTTTCACAGAAAAATCCTATCATCAGCAGTAAGTTCTGAGATCTGAGATTCCTTCATAATCACAACCTTAATACCCATGTGTATATGGAGAGACACATacattcactttctttctcacacacacacacatgcacacacacacacacactcttgtgATGCTGATGAGGAACACCCTACTCATTAAGATGATTGACTTGTTGATCAGCCACAGCTTCATGGTCACAAATGAGATGCTTGTCTAAACAATCACACTGACTAGTTCAAAAATGTCGGGGGAAAGGACAGCTTAAAAATCTTGGATTCAGAATGTTACCCTTCACTAAGACTCTCTCATGCTCAAATAAGACCCTCTTAGCACCAAACTCTAAACCTGGAGATTTGTGTTGTAGTCATTCCTGTAGGCTTCTAATAAAGTGACAAGATTGAACCATTGAACTTTTGATTCATTTGATTTTATGATATGTGTATGGTTTATAATTAGCACTTGATGTATTGCCTCTAGAAAGTGATAAAGTTAAGAGATTGTCAATTGGGGTCAAACAAGTCTGGGTGTGAATTCCAGCTCTGCTCATTCCTAACTGTGTATTTGAATTCAGGTGTCATTTTATCTCTTAGACTCCAGTTTCCGTATTTTATCAACTGGGATAGTAATCCCTATTTCTCAACTTTTTTCcgaggattaaatgagtcaatgTGTGAAAGTGCTTACTTAGCTCAGTAATCAGTAATGGGTATTATTTTGAAATGGTAAGAATGACTTAGGATCCATACCTCGGGAAATACAAAGACACAAAGAGCATTCTCTGCCTCTACATTATTTGGCATTGTGCTATCAATTGCTATCTTCAAGTTCCATGTGTGACACAGACCTCAAATAAGAGATCACTTGTATTTCATTTTcaagtttaaataaaattttaaattttaataaaaatttaaatatttcactttaagtaaaaatttaagaatttttatgtttaaataaattttgaaatttaaataaaatgtttatatttaaattttaaacaaattgaaggaaaagttaaattttaaataaaattttaaaatttaaataaagcatttaaaattaaaatttatttttaaaaatatttatttatttgactacaccaaatataaataaagtactattcatttatttattttataatatttattttttatttgtttattggagaaggaaatggcaacccactccagtattcatgcatgaaaaatcccatggatggaggagcctgttgggccacaccccatggggtcacaaagagtcagacacaactgagccactagcacACACAGCCACTTATTTATtgggttgcagcatgtgggcccTTCCATCTTCCATGCAGCTGTGCCTGACcttttagttgcagcctgtggatctagttccctgaccagggatcaaacccaagccccctgcattcagagcatggaatcttagccactggatcaccagggaaatccctgtaaGTTTAAATTAAATTGAATGAAAAGTTAcgttttaatgaaaatttaaaatttaaataaatcaatttgTTGCAGGTAACGAAGACAGGCACATCCATACGACCAATTTGCAACAAATAAGAACTGTGACATGTGAAGggaagcaaaatgaagaaaacccAACTCGCCCACAGCCAGCCAACAGGATCCACTTGTCGCGGCCACTAGGAGGTGCCACAGGGAGCTCCTCTCCTGAACTAGAGGGACCCCAGGAGCCCACCTTTGAGTGGGGAATCCTGAGAACGCTGTCCCAACAGGACGTGCGTGCAGAGATCTTCCTCAGGAGCTTTCTGCTGTGGGCTGACACCATAGAAATGGTACGGGTGGCCGGGCACCCCAGGGTGTACAAGTCAGGCTGGGTGTACGCAGTCTACATCTTCAGTTACATTTCTCTTCTTCGAATGATACTCACTCCCCAGAACCCGCTTCTGAATTCCCTTGgcatccttctccaggatctaCCTTTTATCTTTGTTAGACTGAGTTTAATCATTGTCCTGGGAACAATCACACCCGTATTGGGTCTGTGTAAAAATGTCCTGGTGACTCTGTCTTATGTTTACTTCAATTACTTAACCAGATTCAGGATGTTCTCTACCTTTGAGAggtctttttaaagagaaaatgtccTATAGTCAAACCTCTTTTTTATGCACATGCATACATTTGTGATCTTTTTGCGGGGCAGGCATATGTTATTTTGCACtctaagaagaaatgaagaaatagatgctagagaaaaaactatttttaaaaactataacatgtcaatttttaaaatgtatgcaaatGGTGCTAAATGTAAGCAAAGTTGTTGTCTTTTAAGTTGGTTCCCCTAGATTTGTAGAAAATGTCAGTAGTTAATTTTGTTATGTATTCTGCACTTTTTCTAAAAGTACACTTCAGTAAAGCATCTTAAAAAATGAGAACATGTCTTCCTACTAAGTTAGTCCAAGAatgatatttttttattgttgacagAGAGGGCATTACAAGAATTAGTTACAATTAATTTTAGGAAATAAgcctattattattaaataagttTAGATTCTATCAGTACTTTTAACAAattgaccctgagggatggaatgggaagggaggtggaaggggggttcaggatgggggacacatgcacacccatggctgattcatgtatttaaaaaaacaaattgaatTGTTTTAGAGTCTCCTTCAGACATGTAATTGTTCTTCATTCCTCTGTGGCAAGAGATTTTTATGTAATTAGTTGATTTCAGCAGAGAAAGCAATTTAACTTTACAGACATTTGATTCAATTTAATGTAATGAAGTTAAGGTAAGATCTAGATAAACTTTTATAATAGGAAGCCATTAATTGAAGAGGGAAATTTCaaagtaaaagaatatttatttgtgGAATTTGATACCATCATGAAAGCAAGATGCAAGTCCTGTTTAAAGTTAGAAGTTCAACTTACAAATGTAACAGCAAGTGCATTAGTGTCTTATGTGATAATATAGAATAGTTATCTTGACATTAAATAATTAGATATGGAATTATGTGATTTGATTTCATATGATGggataccctcagatatgcatagCAGGGGCTCTCCACTCTATATAAATTTTCCGATGCTACAGAGATTTCTGAGAGTCTTACATGTGCAGAGTAATGTTTTATGCAGGCAGTCTCTTCAGTGATCTGTGTTAACAAATAGCTTAAAGAATGAATAACTGAATTTACCTGCCGCTCCAACTCTCCACCAAATCCTCCAGTCTCACTCTCTCCCTGGGCTTTATGGTTTTTCCTTATAACGTAAGATAAGGTCTATTCATAGTTACTAAAAGCTTAACTTCTGGTTTTATGACTTGGGGCAAACATCCAAAAGTGAGTATATCACTAGTACTTTAATAAGgttagtagtgttagttgctcagtcgtgtgtgactctttgtgaccccatggactgtagtctgcc
This region includes:
- the TMEM236 gene encoding transmembrane protein 236, producing MASGKLIKLLVFELLEFTAFCVPTLVIMEQFAVAYYTTRHPPDKTRYWLIVSCSIAYVASVTLLIWVPVKVLLYKKRHLYQKIKGWRPVMMMCVVLTTLPSFSFSIAVTEVQKNINGSTGILPDMLPDLPVSLVLTCLIVVDIIEKLRIYPLRGRQKSNEDRHIHTTNLQQIRTVTCEGKQNEENPTRPQPANRIHLSRPLGGATGSSSPELEGPQEPTFEWGILRTLSQQDVRAEIFLRSFLLWADTIEMVRVAGHPRVYKSGWVYAVYIFSYISLLRMILTPQNPLLNSLGILLQDLPFIFVRLSLIIVLGTITPVLGLCKNVLVTLSYVYFNYLTRFRMFSTFERSF